From one Nocardioides scoriae genomic stretch:
- a CDS encoding sigma-E factor regulatory protein RseB domain-containing protein — translation MVPAARWLVVLAVTAALVVVPLAVRALPVAETRESARALADRVQAADRTGWSGEVATQGSLEVPLTGDTFGGVVRLLGESSRLRVWWQGPEDYRVDRVRESGETDLAREGDRLVRWRYEGNRVSVTPYSPIRLPDDDDVVPVALAQRLLAGARAGELSRLPSERVAGRAAAGLRLVPDDDRSTITRVDLWADQESGLPLRVEVYAGPAGERPVLTTEVTSLSLGRPPAAQTRLEIAPGVEVARGRTLDEAAGANRYAPFQVPDEVAGLARRGDPADFGAVGVYGRGPTAVLAVPLRDFVARGLREELRKAGNVRDTGERQALEFGPLSVLLDGAGRATYVYLGTVTPATLVLAADDLAAGVRLVDPVGR, via the coding sequence ATGGTCCCTGCGGCGCGATGGCTGGTCGTGCTCGCCGTCACGGCGGCCCTGGTCGTCGTCCCGCTCGCGGTCCGCGCCCTGCCCGTGGCGGAGACGCGCGAGAGCGCGCGCGCCCTCGCCGACCGGGTGCAGGCGGCCGACCGCACCGGCTGGTCCGGTGAGGTCGCCACCCAGGGCTCGCTCGAGGTGCCGCTGACCGGCGACACCTTCGGCGGCGTGGTCCGGCTGCTCGGCGAGTCGAGCCGGCTGCGCGTGTGGTGGCAGGGCCCCGAGGACTACCGGGTCGACCGGGTCCGCGAGAGCGGCGAGACCGACCTGGCCCGCGAGGGCGACCGGCTGGTCCGGTGGCGCTACGAGGGCAACCGGGTCAGCGTCACGCCGTACTCCCCCATCCGGCTGCCCGACGACGACGACGTGGTGCCGGTCGCGCTGGCGCAGCGGCTGCTCGCCGGGGCCCGGGCGGGCGAGCTCTCGCGGCTGCCGTCGGAGCGCGTCGCCGGCCGGGCCGCCGCGGGGCTGCGGCTGGTGCCCGACGACGACCGCTCGACCATCACCCGCGTCGACCTGTGGGCCGACCAGGAGTCCGGGCTCCCCCTGCGCGTCGAGGTGTACGCCGGCCCGGCCGGCGAGCGCCCGGTGCTCACGACCGAGGTGACCTCGCTCTCGCTCGGCCGACCGCCGGCCGCGCAGACCCGGCTCGAGATCGCCCCGGGGGTGGAGGTGGCCCGCGGCCGCACGCTCGACGAGGCGGCCGGTGCCAACCGCTACGCCCCGTTCCAGGTGCCCGACGAGGTCGCCGGCCTGGCGCGCCGCGGCGACCCGGCGGACTTCGGCGCGGTCGGGGTCTACGGCCGGGGGCCGACCGCCGTGCTGGCCGTGCCGCTGCGCGACTTCGTGGCCCGCGGGCTGCGCGAGGAGCTGCGCAAGGCCGGCAACGTGCGCGACACCGGCGAGCGTCAGGCCCTGGAGTTCGGCCCGCTCTCGGTCCTGCTCGACGGGGCCGGTCGCGCCACCTACGTCTACCTCGGCACCGTCACGCCCGCGACGCTCGTGCTGGCCGCCGACGACCTCGCGGCCGGCGTGCGCCTGGTCGACCCGGTGGGCCGGTGA